The DNA segment GTGCCCGGTtcggttttcttcttcttttttctttgggGATATGACACAAACTTGGTACATAACCCATGAGACATGGCCAAATCCAAGATGCCTCTGTAACCTCATAAACTTGTTTATGTAAACCCTCTCCACCAATGTAAAAGTGATCACCACCTCCTGCCATGTCTCTAACACAAGAGACTAACATTTTATTCTCCACGTCCACCCAGAATGTCATCTCTCTCGAATAAAGCGGTAACTTAAGTTTATCAAAACTCACTACTAAGAATTTTCTCCAAGACACCTCTTTGGCTTCAGTGATCTTATTGCTCAACCATACAGTCATCTCTGTTCCAACAACGTGATGTAACACCGCGAGGTGTTCTTCTCTAACAACCGATATAAGCAAATCTCCATACTCACAACCCTTCTTGTAATCCGGAAGCGGCAAAGACACAAATACCTCCGTTGTGAAATTAAAACTCAGTAGGACAATCCAAGGACCATCGTCAGCTTCTTTATCGAAATGAATCCAGTAAGCATTTCCTTTCAACGACACAACATCGTCAGAACAATGTAACCTCCATCTATCAGTGACACCGTCAAGAACCCTCCATGAATCAGTGCTAAATTCATACATCTCAAAATTAAGAACAACTTGAAGAAAATCGACATAAGTGCCATAACTGCTACACCTCAAGATTTTGTAGTCGTGGCAAGAACTGTTTCCACATCCAAAAGCATAATTATCAGTCCTCCGGTAAAACTTGCTGGGTTTGATACTCCTGGTTTCACCGGTACAGGGGTTCCAAACCACAAGACTTTTGATATTCTTCCTGCAGCATAATATCAATCCGTTGCAGTGCCAGATTCGAGATAACTTTACGTCTTTTGAGTCTTGAAGGCGCTTAAGTCTACCTGTAAACTCCATGGATGCATCGACGCTGTTGTGGACTCTGTCGACGCTAATTGAATAAACTCTATAGTCTAGAAGTAGCATTACCTCTTTCGATGATGATTTACGCAAGTTGTTGTTCTTCATCACAAACTTTGGATCTTTGAATAACGCATACCATCGTTTGCAAGTAGTTTGTAGTTTTTCTAGGGATTTGGGTGGAACCCTAGCGAGTATTTCTATTTCCAGATCATGGGGAAGATCGGAAATCATAATAGTCTTCTTCTGATTTCTTCAACGACACGGCAACTAGAAATTagtgttttcttttttcaacAAGCCGGATTGCTTTATTTATAAGCGATTCATAGGGCATCCAAACGATCTTTTGTGATTTAAGCTCATAAGTGTTGTTTACAAAAAGGCTATGGATTTTTAAAATGTCAATAATTCATCAAAACTGAttctttcaaaacaaaaaggatattaatataaaataagttaaaCTACAAAATAGAAAATTACTGAAATAAATACATTGATTTcaatacttaaataattgaaaaataaatattaaattaaccaacaaaaaaagggaaataaaaattaaaacaatataaattttttaaatgatcaATGGCTACTTGAATTAACACACATATGGTTTTAAACGTTGAGACTATATAATATTGAAAACTAGTGGttttcccgggctacgcccgggttttcttatataaattttagtttaaattaatCTATTGTATtactttgtaaatatatataatacatatttatcgttcttacaaatataattatacgaTGAAATTTAAAGTATTAGAGTGCAAACACTAATAACAAtgaaaatagatattttatgaCTTAAAATTCATACGTTGTtgatttatatatctaaaataattaaacactgaattacttttttttttaagttttattaatgCTTTAGATgtaattttcaattaattttattttcctataaacaaaaaaaaaagacatattttctcaattccaaaaaattgtgatatttttattgtttagaaTTATTTACTGTGTGCATCATCTATAGATCATATTTTTTGACAGGTCACTTGCATGCAAAAAGACAGACGTATAAATCAAAATCTAACGCAAAGCGGTAAACACTTATAACTGAAGCTGTAAATAATGGTTGTCGAGGCACTTAATAATGGCATCGATTGCTGGAGAATTTCGTCAACTGCTTTTTCCTTCTTTGATGGTATTCTAACAATCATGCTTTCTATCTCTAACACCGACAATATATGTTGCGTCAAGATTGGAATCACCCACATCAGAAGTTGTCCAAACTCTATTGCTCCTTGACGTACTCATGGAGGAGATCATCTTTTTCTATTCTCTTCCTCAGCTGTTACTACATCAGTAAGAGTTTTCCAATCATCCCCACACCGTTATCATCATCATATGAATTTCCCGTTTAAGTTCCCACGTCAGAAGTTGTCCAAACTCTACTGCTACTCATGATGCACCTCCGTTTGACCTATTAGAAGTTTGCTCCACAAAGCTCTCATGATGACATTTCCCACCATTGTCGTCCTCTTTTCTACAGACTTTTAAATTCTTAACTGGGTATCCCTCTCTTCTGGCTTTTCACTGCAATTAACACTCCTCTCCTTGTTCGGCACGGTAGGATAATAAGGATATCAAACCCAGAATCAATATATACGAAAACCATTTTAAAAGCAACAGCCTAAGtagacaaacacacaatcaaaaccaaatccTGAACAATCTGAAGAACATGAAAGAATGAAGATAAACTGAAATATATTTCAGCTGATAGGAAAATAATCATAAAAGGCATATTGGAGTTTCAGCCACTAAAGCCAACATATAACATTCGCTTTACCTAATCTTTAAGGGAATGGAAAGCAAAAATCTAGCAGACATGTAAAGATAAGCAATGCATAATTACCTTTAGACTCAAGAATCTGGCCTGGACTCTCTTTTTATGTTTAGCTTCCACTTGCATTTTCATAGCACCAACCTCACTCCATTAGGAGCTATGATATCCCGTGGCTACACAACAGTTATTGTACTTAATAGACAAGCACGGGAATGTAGCAAAAgagtcaaaacaaaaaaatgattcatTTATCTCATAACGAAGGCACTGAAGATGCCATGTCTTCCTGCAAGAATGATTCTTTCTCAAAATCATCATACACTTTTGTAATATTCAATACATAAACTGCATTCACCAGCTTCATTTGACAAACTCTTATCCAATAAAAGCTAAAGTCAAACTCAGACTCAGCAATGACTAAAAGAACAAAAagcttcttttattttgttatattttttttgtaacacaagaACATGGCATCATAGAACCCTAGTTTTCTATTCCAAACTAAGCTCAATTTAAGGCGACAAATAAAAACTATAGCCAGAAGCATAGAAAAAAAACAGTCTTTTCATTCAGCAAATCTTCCCAAGTTCACTTCCATAATTGGTACTAAACTAACTGTGCAGCAGCTTAGATCGGATTCTCAATGCTCTGAGACAGCAGATGTGGATTGACAATCTGCAAACAAAATCCATATCAACGAAAAACTCAGCATTTATTTCAATTAAGATAAAGAAACTAAGGAACTGAAGATAATAAGCTTTAAGTAGAGAACAACATCGATGTGGATGTTGACGTCATCGTTTGTAATAGAAGTCTGGTTACCAATTGGAATAGCTTATTTCAGACACGAAGCATGCTCAAATAGAAGAGTATGGATGAGGACGAACCTTTTCTTCAATAAATAGCAGCTCTACGCCTCCCCTTCTGAACCGTCGATGCGCTTGCTTTTTCGTCAACAACGGCGACAAAATCTTTAAAGAATCTAAATCGGGGAGGTATCAATCTAATACTTAAGTTCCATACGAATCAAAATACGGAACTTTCGTCGGCCAGCACAAGGTCGAAACTCCAAAGCAAAAGGACGAACAAACCAATATCAATTCTGGGCCTGAAATGTAAATAAAAGCCCAAACGAAACTATAGTTAGTTATGGTGACACGTGGCAGCAAACGCCCTATGGAAAGAAAAAACTctactttattatataagatattcagctacaatttaaaatatatcaataatatAGATCAATTCACAATCttaacttattttaaaaaatgagaaGTTTTTTAAGCaattattatttcaaataaaatgaaaattaatagaagatatgataaataaacaaaggaaGTGTAAACATAACTTGAAACTAGAGCATGATCTGCGTAAACGATTTTTACgtttttatacattgatattcatttttcataactagtgttatatattttagatgtgtcgccatataattaattgtattcaaaaaGTCTCAGACTGAATCGggtgataaaattatttttgatacaaatatccaaacccgtttcagatacattggttatttagatatttttatgttCCTATATATCAgaatcaaaatcattcagaTCCAGGAGGACCCATCGAACCCCAcacaaaaatgtataatatcCAAGTGGAGCATAatttcaaaacccaaaaaatgaTTATGAAAGAAACAACTTATACTCGAATGAGTACCCGAATGTCAATAGCTAACTGATTttgcaaataatttttttttaaaaaacgtttGAAGTATATGTGTTTAGTTACGTAATTTTTCACCGACTGGAACTAAGCTAAAAGAACGTTTTAGTAAAATAGATTAAACCTAACTATTAACCATATATAAAACCCGGTTAtcaccttttttatttttataatttgcaaaaggttaatgttgattaactaataaataaaattttgcacTATTAATTTtctggtaatataattaataatatgatgtattgttaaggtaaatataacaaatgaagtgatgtattgttaaggtaatataattaatgaaattactaaaaaatcactatctttttttatattgttattcatgctagtaaaataaattgaaatatataccaattttaaaattaaatataaaagttatgctaacaaaaataaaaaataaagttcaaAATTAGATTTACTAACTCATTTGAAGAATTAGCATTGAAgagtttaacaaaaaaaaagttgtgcACAAGTTTTTTCTTACGATAGAAGTCATCTGTTATTGAAAATGTTCAAAACTAATTTAATACACCAACAAAAATAGATAAATCAgcattataatttaatatttcaaaatatttcattaaggTAAATAAACAAAGAGAAATCAATAAATAGGAATTAATTTGATACACATGCTAATTCTTtgaaaattaacattaaaatatttttaaaattatgctTTAAGATATGTAAATTACacaaatatgatatatatatcaaaataaaatggaTAATTAATATACCAAAACAAGAGTTACACCagacaaataaacaaaagcTAGCTTAATTATCCATTTACaatgtttcttcttttttcgcCTTGGGGATGTGATTCAAACTTGGAACATAACTCAGGAGACATGGCCAAATCCAAGATTTACCAAAAACTTGTTTATGCAAACTTTCTCCTACAATGTAAACGTAATCATAATTGTCTCTGTCTCTAATACAAGTTACTACCACTTTATCCTCATCGTCCACCCAAAAAGTAATCTCTTTCACGTAACTTGGATACTTAAAGTTATCAAAGCTCACTACTAAGAATTTGCTCCATGACACCTCTTTGGCTTCATCAATCTTATTGCTCAACCATACATTCATCTCTGTCAAGGATGTACCAATATTGTGATGTAAAACTGCTAGGCGTTCTTCTCTAACAACCGATATACCCAAATGTCTATAATCACTCTGATCCGGAAGAGTCATAGACACAAATACCTCCGTTGTGAAATTAAAACTGAGTAGGACATTATGGCCAGCTTCTCTATCAAAATGAATCCAGTAAGCATTTCCTTTCAACGACACAACATTGTCAGAACAATGTATCCTCCAGGTCACACCAGCAAGAACCCTCCATGAATCAGAGCTGAAGTCATAAATCTCACAGTTAAAAATACGTTGCTCACTGTTTTTGCAATAATAACTGCTACACCTCAAAATTTTGTAGTTGGGGCAAGAAGATTCGCTGTTTCCACATCCAAAAGCATAACTATCATTCCACTGGTAAAAACTTTTGGGTTTGATACTCATGGTTTCACCAGTACAAGGGTTCCAAACGACAAGACTTTCGAAATCCTCCATGCAGCATAATATCAATCCGTTGCAGTGAAAGATTCGAGATAACTTTACCtcttttgaatcttcaagaCGGGTAAGTTTACCTGTAAACTCGATGGATGCATACTCAATGCATGTGTCACGGAAGCTGTTGTGGAATCTGTTAACGCTAATCGAATAAACCCTATAGTCTATAAGGAACATCACCTCTTTCGATGCTTTACGCAAGTTGTTGTTCATCTTCACGAACTTTGGATCTTTGAATAAGGCGTACCATCGTTTGCAAGTAGTTTGCAGTTTTGCTAGAGACTTGGACGGAACCCTAGCGAGTATTTCTGATACCAAATCATAGGGTAGATCGGATATATATCATAATAGTCATCTTCTCGTTAACCTCCCCCAACAAAACTAgaaattatggttttatttttcaacAAGCAGAATTGCTATATTTATAAGCGTAGGGCATGCAAACTAACTTTTTTTTGGCAAAACTAGATTAAAAAGGATTATCTAATTGGATAGTGAATTTAAAGTTACCTCTTTAAATTTTATGATATAGTGTTATTTAATAATTGATTTTAacatcatttattaaaaatatagtgTCATTgattattgtattttaaatatttttattaaaatattttgaaatctaaTAATATTGGTTATAATTACAATTTCTTCATTAAAGGAACTAAAAATCCATTCTTATTCAATTCAGTATTTGAATACAACCTTTAAAATCTTGTGTTATTCATGTTTGGTAGATCTTCACAACCCATTTGACTTGTAGGAGTTTAAATGAATTTGGATAACATTCCATGGGTAAAAAATATCAATCAAAATCTGATCTCTTATCTTCAGATTTTGTAAACAGTTTTTATTAAACCAAAAccaattattttgaaaaacaatttcTGACGTGAATTAAAAACCATCtcatggacaaaaaaaaaaatttatgtaacAAAAAGAATGAATCGTATGTTCTGTATCTAGAACAAATATTAACAATATAACTGCAAAGTTTGCATATCACATTTTCATCTAATCAGATTCTTatgatcaaataaaaaaatagtttcatcTTTTAACTAAACCCAGTTTTTGTATCAACTTGATTAAATTAGGCCTAGATTAAATTCATATGTAGATATCGATAACAATTTATTTCTTATAAAACACTTACCATGATATATCATTTAGGTATGCAAAAAGTCTTATAGCCGCAGAATATAATAGATGATAGGATTGGTTCAAACTAATTTAAATAAACTTTACTTTTATCGGATggaattcaattttattatagaaaTCAAATGATATCATGTTGCTTTTATAAATAGTAATACATTAACACATTTTTTGTAACACTCATCCTAGTGGTAGTTAAATTTGCAGGATACGGTGGTTCAAGCCCAGAATGGTCAACATTAGCTTTAAGAGATTTCTTTTTATCATggaaaacttttattttcttgtattttagatgttttgtagtttaatttaaaatcttgTTGTTTTGAGTCGTTTTATGTTGTTTGTGAATGACACTACCCTTTACCTTGGTTCTAACACAAGTAAATCCTCCGTTATTTGTCGTTGAAACATTTCCTAAAGATCATATTATGTTTATGTAAGTAACAATCAACGAGAAATAAAACTGCCAATAGAATTGTTATGTTCTGATCATCACCGCCGGTTAGATCTACTATGAAGTTACTTTCACTGACAGCTCCCATTGCAACATCAAGGTAGCTTTTATTTTTGTCTAGTGACTGATCACAAGTTTGTTCTTTTTCTGCTGTGTTATTTATCACAACAACTGTTTGGAAGTCCTTAATTATTTTGACGATTGAAAACCAAAAGGACATACAAGTGACTTTTAAGTATCATCTTGTTGGTGGTCGATCGGTCACTAATAGTTTCTTGATACACAGTAAGTACCATTAATTTGTCTCTAATGTATCTTTATTCTGAGAACTCGAGAACTTTAAGAAAGTGAGACTGAGAGCGGTTATGCAATACTTGGAATAGACTAGTTGGAGCATAGAGAGATAGTGATTTTCCATTACATTATTTCCCTTTTCTCCTTTATATGTATTGCCATGATTATAAGCTGTCTCTATAAGCATAAAAATGTGTATTTGAGTAAAGATCATTAAGATGACCTattcaatttcaaaatcaaaacagtagttaaaaccaaaaaaaacaaaaaaacaaaagcagAGGGACAACAAAAGCTACTTtctcctttttaaaaaaaactctaaCTAGCTTTATCCATATAGGATGTATCATCTTCTTTTGCCTTGGCTATGTGCTCGGTTCAGCTTTATTCTTCTTTTGCCTTGGGGATGTGACACAAACTTGGAACATAACTGAGGAAACATGGCCAAATCCAAGTATCATTTGCAACCTCATAAACATGTTTATGTAAATCCTCTCCAACAATGTAAACGTGATCACAATGGTTTATGTCTCTAACACAAGTTACTACCACTTTATTCTCATCGTCCACCCAAAAATTCATCTCTTTCGGGTAACGTGGATACTTAAAGTTATGGAAGCTCACTACTAAGAATTTGCTCCATGACACCTCTTTGGCTTCATCGATCTTATTGCTCAACCATACATTCATCTCTGTCAAGAATGTTCCAGTATTGTGATGCAAAACCGCGAGGTGTTCTTCTCTAACAACCGACATAGCCAAATCTCTACGATCATCATCACTCTGATCCGGAAGAGGAAACGATACAAATACCTCCGCTGTGAAATCAAAACTGAGTAGGACATTATGGCCAGCTTCTCTATCTTTGTGCATCCAGTAAGCATTTCCTTTCAACGAAACAACATCATCAGAATGATGTAACCTCCATTTATCAGTGACACCATCAAGAACCCTCCATGAATCAGAGCTCAACTCATAAATctcaaaattaaaaacatatcgCTCACTGTTTTCGTAATAACTGCTAACCCTCAAAATTTTGTAGTTGTGGCAAGAAGATTCGCTTTTAACACATCCAAAAGCATAAGTATTCCACGGGCATAAGGCATGACTCATATGTTCTATATCTAGAGAAAATATTAACATTAAAGCTATACAGTTTTCATATGAAATTTTCATCTAATCAGTTCTCAATGTGTTCTTTTATCATCAACTGATTCCAGATTtatttttgtatcaaaat comes from the Brassica rapa cultivar Chiifu-401-42 chromosome A01, CAAS_Brap_v3.01, whole genome shotgun sequence genome and includes:
- the LOC103856841 gene encoding F-box/kelch-repeat protein At3g17530-like: MNNNLRKASKEVMFLIDYRVYSISVNRFHNSFRDTCIEYASIEFTGKLTRLEDSKEVKLSRIFHCNGLILCCMEDFESLVVWNPCTGETMSIKPKSFYQWNDSYAFGCGNSESSCPNYKILRCSSYYCKNSEQRIFNCEIYDFSSDSWRVLAGVTWRIHCSDNVVSLKGNAYWIHFDREAGHNVLLSFNFTTEVFVSMTLPDQSDYRHLGISVVREERLAVLHHNIGTSLTEMNVWLSNKIDEAKEVSWSKFLVVSFDNFKYPSYVKEITFWVDDEDKVVVTCIRDRDNYDYVYIVGESLHKQVFGKSWIWPCLLSYVPSLNHIPKAKKEETL
- the LOC103856831 gene encoding F-box/kelch-repeat protein At3g17530-like → MISDLPHDLEIEILARVPPKSLEKLQTTCKRWYALFKDPKFVMKNNNLRKSSSKEVMLLLDYRVYSISVDRVHNSVDASMEFTGRLKRLQDSKDVKLSRIWHCNGLILCCRKNIKSLVVWNPCTGETRSIKPSKFYRRTDNYAFGCGNSSCHDYKILRCSSYGTYVDFLQVVLNFEMYEFSTDSWRVLDGVTDRWRLHCSDDVVSLKGNAYWIHFDKEADDGPWIVLLSFNFTTEVFVSLPLPDYKKGCEYGDLLISVVREEHLAVLHHVVGTEMTVWLSNKITEAKEVSWRKFLVVSFDKLKLPLYSREMTFWVDVENKMLVSCVRDMAGGGDHFYIGGEGLHKQVYEVTEASWIWPCLMGYVPSLCHIPKEKRRRKPNRAHNQGIRRRNIING
- the LOC103864124 gene encoding putative F-box/kelch-repeat protein At3g17540, which produces MSHALCPWNTYAFGCVKSESSCHNYKILRVSSYYENSERYVFNFEIYELSSDSWRVLDGVTDKWRLHHSDDVVSLKGNAYWMHKDREAGHNVLLSFDFTAEVFVSFPLPDQSDDDRRDLAMSVVREEHLAVLHHNTGTFLTEMNVWLSNKIDEAKEVSWSKFLVVSFHNFKYPRYPKEMNFWVDDENKVVVTCVRDINHCDHVYIVGEDLHKHVYEVANDTWIWPCFLSYVPSLCHIPKAKEE